In the Oceanithermus desulfurans genome, one interval contains:
- a CDS encoding S8 family serine peptidase, protein MYRKVGTALLFLLFVLAGCRINTPPEVVSFTAAPATGYAPLSVQFTVSALDPDGDTLSCTLNFGDGTTPAQFACNNLLTVLHNYDAGSFTATLTVSDGRGGTASASTQITATAPTPPADACPAPGSLSLALQAPAADEAPSGLGRFDGVAYVPGELLVLRPDGVTLQSAEVAALETELGLERLAAPGLDGWVRYRTEAGSEAAVARRILASGLGAYVQPNYRYKLLYTPNDPEYTTTFTTAYGSASQSLQYALMGVETAWDKLSPGGCRPVVGVIDSGVANDHLDLGDNVIFGYDFVNNDNDPYPVTGDDHGTLVASIIAAQTNNNLALAGISNNRAYIMPLQVFQGGTGTSSSIIDAINWARQRGAHILSMSLCLLNDSGTACADMTSNPDAATEAELQAAYNQGVVSLAASGNYNDNFVGYPASSQYTIAVGATDNSNPPNRAPFSNYGSALDVVAPGIAVPGALIPDNNSQAPSGAGDGTSFSTPYAAGVVALYISQYYAANNASALPTPDLVSTCLRSTALDIGDPGFDTTTGAGLVQANQVLDTTNTICYP, encoded by the coding sequence ATGTACAGGAAAGTCGGTACCGCCCTGCTCTTTTTGCTGTTCGTACTGGCGGGTTGTCGCATCAACACCCCGCCCGAGGTCGTTTCCTTCACCGCCGCGCCGGCGACGGGGTACGCCCCGCTGTCGGTGCAGTTCACCGTCTCCGCCCTCGACCCCGACGGGGACACGCTCAGCTGCACGCTGAACTTCGGGGACGGAACAACCCCGGCCCAGTTCGCCTGCAACAACCTGCTGACGGTGCTGCACAACTACGACGCCGGCAGCTTCACCGCGACGCTCACGGTCAGCGACGGGCGCGGCGGAACCGCCAGCGCCAGCACCCAGATCACGGCCACCGCCCCCACGCCCCCCGCAGACGCCTGCCCCGCCCCCGGGAGCCTGAGCCTGGCCCTCCAGGCGCCGGCCGCCGACGAGGCGCCCTCGGGTCTGGGCCGCTTCGACGGGGTGGCCTACGTTCCCGGCGAGCTGCTGGTGCTGCGCCCTGACGGCGTGACGCTGCAAAGCGCGGAGGTGGCGGCGCTGGAAACCGAGCTGGGGCTCGAGCGCCTGGCGGCCCCCGGCCTTGACGGCTGGGTCCGCTACCGCACCGAAGCCGGCAGCGAGGCGGCCGTGGCCCGGCGCATCCTCGCGAGCGGCCTCGGTGCCTACGTCCAGCCCAACTACCGGTACAAACTGCTCTATACGCCAAACGACCCTGAATACACTACTACCTTTACGACAGCGTACGGTTCTGCTAGCCAGTCGCTCCAATACGCCCTGATGGGTGTCGAAACGGCCTGGGATAAGCTCTCGCCAGGGGGTTGCCGACCGGTGGTGGGTGTAATCGATTCGGGAGTGGCTAACGATCACCTCGACTTAGGCGACAACGTCATCTTCGGTTACGATTTTGTAAATAATGACAACGACCCGTATCCTGTCACCGGCGATGATCACGGCACCTTGGTTGCCAGCATCATTGCGGCACAAACCAACAACAACCTAGCCCTGGCAGGTATAAGTAATAATCGCGCTTATATCATGCCGCTCCAAGTCTTCCAAGGCGGCACGGGAACAAGCTCGTCGATCATCGATGCAATTAATTGGGCCAGGCAGCGGGGTGCCCATATTCTGAGCATGAGCCTTTGCTTGCTGAATGACAGTGGGACGGCTTGCGCCGATATGACTTCGAACCCAGACGCCGCTACCGAAGCTGAACTGCAAGCAGCCTACAACCAGGGCGTCGTCAGCCTGGCGGCTTCTGGAAATTACAACGACAACTTTGTCGGTTACCCTGCAAGCTCCCAGTACACGATTGCGGTGGGAGCTACCGATAACAGCAACCCCCCTAATCGAGCACCCTTTTCGAATTATGGCTCCGCGCTTGATGTCGTCGCTCCAGGAATCGCGGTTCCGGGTGCCCTTATCCCTGACAACAACAGCCAAGCGCCCTCCGGGGCCGGTGATGGCACTTCCTTCTCCACCCCTTACGCAGCGGGCGTCGTCGCCCTCTACATCAGCCAGTACTACGCCGCCAATAACGCCAGCGCCCTCCCCACTCCAGACCTGGTCAGTACCTGCCTACGCTCAACTGCGCTGGACATCGGAGATCCAGGGTTCGATACCACAACAGGGGCCGGACTAGTACAGGCCAATCAGGTTTTGGATACGACAAACACGATCTGCTACCCGTAA
- a CDS encoding S8 family serine peptidase gives MRRLAVALLPALLAACSSGLPEAPRNLTLGYDGRGTLDLPVPDGTIWQIRGPQELRVDPARGIGPAVLALEAPLERAPNLPAERFTLTWQGDLQGTLTVRWPLVRVEGRVVEAPAAVAGLELPARPLPEPAPAPAPTRVLVRYRDAAAAPLSAKTVGTPTLRVLETTDPAALLARLQEDPNVVWAEPDGVVRALGEPGDEYYPLEWHLRRTGARWAYLGGYPGSVTVAVVDTGVRYDHPDLTDRLWGPADGAYDFVDGDPDPTDPGDNRNPQAGSHGTHVTGIIAARTGVNPLPPSCYDPNGDPICSETGLAGLAWPADVKVLPLRVLDETGNGLFSAVAAAVRYAAGLPVEWEGQTLSNPHPARVINLSLGSTLYSNAMCEAVADARAAGAIVVAAAGNSGGTAYFYPASCPGAVAVAAVDNAAGEPKPTWYTQHNDRVTLSAPGGDVQQDADGDGYPDGVLSTTWNFQTNRPNYAFYMGTSQASPQVAAALALLLAQDPGRSAEAALDRLTATATDLGEPGRDAYYGYGILNLPQALALELPPGPYRVRFRGPFERWVTPDADGNFVTYLPSAPYAVLACRDDTANGFCDTGERQTEASVLVAPEPLFRLPALTLP, from the coding sequence ATGCGCCGCCTTGCCGTCGCGCTGCTGCCCGCGCTGCTGGCCGCCTGCTCCAGCGGCCTTCCGGAAGCGCCCCGGAACCTGACGCTCGGCTACGACGGGCGCGGAACCCTGGACCTGCCCGTCCCCGACGGAACGATCTGGCAAATCCGGGGCCCGCAGGAGCTGCGCGTGGACCCCGCCCGGGGCATCGGCCCCGCCGTGCTGGCCCTGGAAGCCCCGCTCGAGCGCGCCCCCAACCTCCCCGCCGAACGCTTCACGCTCACCTGGCAGGGCGACCTGCAAGGAACGCTCACCGTTCGCTGGCCGCTGGTCCGGGTGGAGGGGCGCGTCGTCGAAGCCCCCGCCGCGGTCGCGGGACTGGAGCTGCCCGCACGGCCGCTTCCGGAGCCCGCCCCCGCCCCCGCCCCCACCCGGGTGCTGGTGCGCTACCGCGACGCCGCGGCCGCGCCCCTGAGCGCGAAGACCGTGGGGACGCCGACGCTGCGGGTCCTGGAGACGACCGACCCCGCGGCCCTGCTCGCGCGGCTGCAGGAAGACCCCAACGTGGTCTGGGCCGAGCCCGACGGCGTGGTCCGGGCCCTGGGCGAACCCGGTGACGAGTACTACCCGCTCGAGTGGCACCTGCGCCGCACCGGGGCGCGCTGGGCCTATCTGGGCGGCTACCCCGGCAGCGTCACCGTCGCCGTCGTCGACACCGGCGTACGCTACGACCACCCCGACCTGACGGACCGCCTCTGGGGACCGGCCGACGGAGCCTACGACTTCGTCGACGGCGACCCCGACCCCACCGACCCCGGCGACAACCGCAACCCCCAGGCCGGCAGCCACGGAACCCACGTGACCGGGATCATCGCCGCGCGCACCGGCGTGAACCCGCTGCCCCCCAGCTGCTACGACCCGAACGGCGACCCCATCTGCTCGGAGACCGGGCTCGCGGGCCTGGCCTGGCCGGCGGACGTCAAGGTCCTGCCGCTGCGCGTGCTCGACGAAACGGGCAACGGCCTCTTCAGCGCGGTGGCCGCCGCCGTGCGCTACGCCGCGGGGCTGCCCGTGGAGTGGGAGGGGCAGACGCTCAGCAACCCGCACCCCGCGCGGGTCATCAACCTTTCGCTCGGCTCCACGCTGTACTCCAACGCCATGTGCGAGGCCGTCGCCGACGCCCGCGCCGCGGGGGCGATCGTCGTGGCCGCCGCGGGCAACAGCGGCGGCACCGCCTACTTCTACCCGGCGAGCTGCCCCGGGGCGGTCGCGGTGGCCGCGGTGGACAACGCCGCGGGCGAGCCCAAACCCACCTGGTACACCCAGCACAACGACCGCGTCACCCTCAGCGCTCCGGGCGGCGACGTCCAGCAGGACGCCGACGGCGACGGTTACCCCGACGGGGTGCTCTCGACGACCTGGAACTTCCAGACGAACCGGCCCAACTACGCCTTCTACATGGGCACCTCGCAGGCGAGCCCCCAGGTGGCGGCGGCGCTGGCGCTGCTGCTCGCGCAGGACCCCGGACGCAGCGCCGAAGCGGCCCTCGACCGGCTCACCGCCACGGCCACCGACCTGGGCGAACCCGGCCGCGACGCCTACTACGGCTACGGGATTCTCAACCTTCCGCAGGCGCTGGCGCTCGAGCTGCCCCCGGGCCCCTACCGCGTCCGCTTCCGTGGACCCTTCGAACGCTGGGTCACCCCCGACGCCGACGGGAACTTCGTCACCTACCTGCCCAGCGCCCCCTACGCGGTCCTCGCCTGCCGCGACGACACCGCCAACGGCTTCTGCGACACGGGGGAGCGGCAAACCGAGGCCTCCGTCCTGGTCGCCCCCGAACCCCTTTTCCGCCTGCCCGCCTTAACCCTGCCTTAA